CAATGGCAGCTGGGATGGAATGATTGGAATGATCCTTGACCAGGTAATCCCTGATATTACCTAAGAATATTCAATAGACTACAAATATTAATGGCGTGCAATTCGATTGAGAAATAGAGGGCTGATATTGGTGTAGGAGCCTTTTCAATCATTCACTCCCGATATCAAGTGGTTGATTTTACCGTGGGATTTTATCAGGAATCGTCCAGTATCCTGATCCCATCACCGATTGAAAACCATCAGTTATTAGCATGTACAAAGCCTTTTCGTTTAGAGGTTTCTATTGTGCAAAGAGCTCAATTTCCATCTACACAATTTAcaaatcaatttaaaaaaacaggtGTGGCTTAGTTTGATTTTATTCGTGATCATTCTACCTGGAATCCTGTGGCGACATTTTGAATTCAATCACCGTTGTGGAGAAAAATGTCCACAGTTAGCGAAGCAATATTTTTTCGTTCTCGGGGTCCTCGTTGGCCAGTGTATTATATCCTTCCTTTTATGCAATTGTTAATCAATTTGAGTctaatttttgctcttttatAGCTGGACAAAAATTGTCTTCGGTGGGATTCTCTCCTCGTTTCCTCGGAGCTGTTTGGTGTTTGGCCACTGTCGTATTCGCGAGCGCTTACGTTGGCATTCTCATGTCATTTTTACGATTTCCTAAGTTATCGCCAGTTATCACCAAACTGGAACAACTGCCAGCGTCCCATCTGAAATGGGCTGTGTTACGTGGAACAGCTTTGGATCATCTATTTACCGTACGTATTggattgaaaataaaattttaagtcATGAGTTATTAGGGTTTAAAATAGGAAGCCACCACTGGAGTTTACAAGACAATCGGAGGTATGCAGCGCCTGATTTCAATTGATGCGTTTGTCGTAATGTCCGTAATTCGAATTTTAAACAGAGGAATTGATCAAAAATCATAGAGGAACTTTAATTGACGTTCACGACGACTTTATCAAACGTGTCATTCACGAAAACTACGTTTACATTGGGGTATAACGTCCAATTATTTGAATTTTATACTGGTTTTAACTGGATTTCCATTTCAAATCAATAGCCAAAGTCGAATCTCGAGTATGCCCTACATGAGGATTACATTCAATCGGGCATCTGTCGTCTTAGCATTATTAAACAAGATTTCTTTAAAGTTAATGTGGCATTCGCTTTACCCAAAGGCAGTCCATTGAAACCACTACTAGACAAAAAGTAAATCTTCTTTGAATGTTTTCCCATAAGCatttacaatttaaaagacCCAATTCTCAGGATTTTGCAGATGATGGAAGCCGGTCTAGGAATTTACTGGAAGAAAATGTATTGGCCTCCATCGAAAGGCAAGTGTGACACCTTCCGGCCATTGGATGTTGGACCTAAAAGTCTTCAACTAATAGATTTACAAGGgacatttcttattttatttattggaTATGCGTTGGCTATCGCCTCCTTTTTAGCCGAGCGAACTTGTTAGTCTAATTACTACGATTTTGGCGTGTAGTAGTTAATTTGGAACACGAGTTAAACCAATCAGTAAAAGAAAACACTGACAAATTGGCCTGATTAAATCAAAAGAGTACATCATCGACCTTGATCTGAAATGATATTGTGCGTCATCTTCATCCGGTTCCATTTCAGTTGAGAAATGTCGGAAAGAACATGTCAAACGTGTCGACCATCACAGATATCATTTGCGTACAGTGTTTCACACCAGTGATGGGCCAGTCACTGGAGCCAATGTTCCAAACAACTATATGACGCGATCTTTTACGAAATTTGAActctttctttaatttcttgaTAAATTACAATCAACGCTGGGTCAAACAGATCAACAACAAGTCGCTGCGCGTGTGAATGAAATCAGAGTTTAATGTTCCCTGGAACTCGGTCTTCATAGAGCCCCGCCCCCGTCAAACTGCAAGTTTCAATGACGATCGGG
This sequence is a window from Daphnia magna isolate NIES linkage group LG7, ASM2063170v1.1, whole genome shotgun sequence. Protein-coding genes within it:
- the LOC116927057 gene encoding probable glutamate receptor isoform X1, whose translation is MRFFCNCLLRNMFHLFVSHVIETRCTGIAVIHDALQQTSDIDFWLTTIFNNVKNISCPTLFDFKMFPVKSEVFVNVSSLPKGDSEFKGFIFFTTRCQMSDDMELNINHGVPSLRVDFVPCPPPAIPGLIERLPFHHLNENNRYVCSIYAVFKWLEQRICSLSLDNVTQNLLSHNELPFNVSQDFEYCGDMINIRLENDPSQLYGRKLRLSSLERFWGTQPSPYMSVERDSNGTITGYKGYLFEIIHAIQPLYNYTYQVDFPSKGKYGKELANGSWDGMIGMILDQRADIGVGAFSIIHSRYQVVDFTVGFYQESSSILIPSPIENHQLLACTKPFRLEVWLSLILFVIILPGILWRHFEFNHRCGEKCPQLAKQYFFVLGVLVGQSGQKLSSVGFSPRFLGAVWCLATVVFASAYVGILMSFLRFPKLSPVITKLEQLPASHLKWAVLRGTALDHLFTEATTGVYKTIGEELIKNHRGTLIDVHDDFIKRVIHENYVYIGPKSNLEYALHEDYIQSGICRLSIIKQDFFKVNVAFALPKGSPLKPLLDKKILQMMEAGLGIYWKKMYWPPSKGKCDTFRPLDVGPKSLQLIDLQGTFLILFIGYALAIASFLAERTC
- the LOC116927057 gene encoding probable glutamate receptor isoform X2, with protein sequence MRFFCNCLLRNMFHLFVSHVIETRCTGIAVIHDALQQTSDIDFWLTTIFNNVKNISCPTLFDFKMFPVKSEVFVNVSSLPKGDSEFKGFIFFTTRCQMSDDMELNINHGVPSLRVDFVPCPPPAIPGLIERLPFHHLNENNRYVCSIYAVFKWLEQRICSLSLDNVTQNLLSHNELPFNVSQDFEYCGDMINIRLENDPSQLYGRKLRLSSLEPSPYMSVERDSNGTITGYKGYLFEIIHAIQPLYNYTYQVDFPSKGKYGKELANGSWDGMIGMILDQRADIGVGAFSIIHSRYQVVDFTVGFYQESSSILIPSPIENHQLLACTKPFRLEVWLSLILFVIILPGILWRHFEFNHRCGEKCPQLAKQYFFVLGVLVGQSGQKLSSVGFSPRFLGAVWCLATVVFASAYVGILMSFLRFPKLSPVITKLEQLPASHLKWAVLRGTALDHLFTEATTGVYKTIGEELIKNHRGTLIDVHDDFIKRVIHENYVYIGPKSNLEYALHEDYIQSGICRLSIIKQDFFKVNVAFALPKGSPLKPLLDKKILQMMEAGLGIYWKKMYWPPSKGKCDTFRPLDVGPKSLQLIDLQGTFLILFIGYALAIASFLAERTC